A region of Arabidopsis thaliana chromosome 5, partial sequence DNA encodes the following proteins:
- a CDS encoding Calcium-dependent lipid-binding (CaLB domain) plant phosphoribosyltransferase family protein (Calcium-dependent lipid-binding (CaLB domain) plant phosphoribosyltransferase family protein; FUNCTIONS IN: molecular_function unknown; INVOLVED IN: tryptophan biosynthetic process; LOCATED IN: cellular_component unknown; EXPRESSED IN: 15 plant structures; EXPRESSED DURING: 7 growth stages; CONTAINS InterPro DOMAIN/s: C2 membrane targeting protein (InterPro:IPR018029), C2 calcium/lipid-binding domain, CaLB (InterPro:IPR008973), Phosphoribosyltransferase C-terminal (InterPro:IPR013583), C2 calcium-dependent membrane targeting (InterPro:IPR000008); BEST Arabidopsis thaliana protein match is: Calcium-dependent lipid-binding (CaLB domain) plant phosphoribosyltransferase family protein (TAIR:AT3G57880.1); Has 1807 Blast hits to 1807 proteins in 277 species: Archae - 0; Bacteria - 0; Metazoa - 736; Fungi - 347; Plants - 385; Viruses - 0; Other Eukaryotes - 339 (source: NCBI BLink).), producing MQKPGQNIDFALKETSPKIGAGSVTGDKLCSTYDLVEQMHYLYVRVVKAKELPGKDVTGSCDPYVEVKLGNYRGMTKHFEKRSNPEWKQVFAFSKERIQASILEVVVKDKDVVLDDLIGRIMFDLNEIPKRVPPDSPLAPQWYRLEDRHGRKVKGELMLAVWMGTQADEAFSDAWHSDAATVGPEGVTHIRSKVYLSPKLWYVRVNVIEAQDLIPHDKTKFPEVYVKAMLGNQTLRTRISQTKTLNPMWNEDLMFVVAEPFEEALILAVEDRVAPNKDETLGRCAIPLQNVQRRLDHRPLNSRWFNLEKHIMVEGEQKEIKFASRIHLRIFLEGGYHVLDESTHYSSDLRPTAKQLWKPSIGLLEVGIISAHGLMPMKSKDGKGTTDAYCVAKYGQKWIRTRTIVDSFTPKWNEQYTWEVFDTCTVITFGAFDNGHIPGGSGKDLRIGKVRIRLSTLEADRIYTHSYPLLVFHPSGIKKTGEIQLAVRFTCLSLINMLHMYSQPLLPKMHYIHPLSVLQLDSLRHQAMNIVSARLNRAEPPLRKEIVEYMLDVDSHMWSMRRSKANFFRIMNVLSGLIAVGKWFDQICNWRNPITTILIHVLFIILVLYPELILPTVFLYLFLIGIWNFRWRPRHPPHMDTRLSHADAVHPDELDEEFDTFPTSRSSEIVRMRYDRLRSIGGRVQTVIGDLATQGERFLSLLSWRDPRATTLFVLFCLIAAIVLYVTPFQVVALLAGIYVLRHPRFRHKLPSVPLNLFRRLPARSDSLL from the coding sequence ATGCAGAAACCAGGGcaaaatatagattttgcaCTGAAGGAAACTTCACCAAAGATTGGTGCAGGTTCTGTGACAGGTGATAAACTCTGCAGCACTTATGATTTGGTTGAGCAGATGCATTACCTCTACGTACGGGTCGTTAAGGCGAAGGAGTTACCGGGGAAAGATGTGACCGGTAGTTGTGATCCATATGTGGAAGTGAAGCTCGGAAACTACAGAGGGATGACTAAGCATTTCGAGAAGAGGTCGAATCCGGAGTGGAAGCAAGTGTTTGCGTTTTCAAAGGAGAGGATCCAAGCATCAATCTTGGAGGTTGTCGTTAAAGACAAAGATGTGGTGTTAGATGATTTGATTGGTAGAATCATGTTTGATCTCAATGAGATTCCTAAACGGGTACCGCCTGATAGTCCATTGGCTCCTCAGTGGTATAGGTTGGAGGATCGACATGGGCGTAAGGTTAAAGGAGAGCTTATGTTAGCTGTTTGGATGGGGACACAAGCAGATGAAGCTTTTTCTGATGCTTGGCATTCAGATGCAGCCACGGTCGGACCTGAGGGTGTGACACATATCCGTTCAAAGGTTTATCTTTCGCCAAAGCTTTGGTATGTCAGGGTCAATGTAATTGAGGCTCAAGATTTGATACCTCATGATAAAACCAAGTTCCCTGAGGTTTACGTGAAAGCAATGCTCGGAAACCAGACTCTGAGAACACGTATTTCTCAGACCAAAACATTGAATCCGATGTGGAATGAAGATCTGATGTTTGTTGTTGCTGAGCCTTTTGAGGAAGCTTTGATTCTCGCGGTGGAAGATAGGGTTGCACCGAATAAAGATGAAACGTTAGGCCGGTGTGCAATCCCGTTGCAGAACGTCCAAAGAAGGTTAGACCATAGGCCGCTTAACTCGAGGTGGTTCAACCTGGAGAAACATATTATGGTGGAAGGAGAGCAAAAAGAGATCAAATTCGCAAGCAGAATTCATCTAAGAATCTTTCTTGAAGGTGGGTACCATGTTCTTGATGAATCAACTCACTACAGCAGCGACCTAAGGCCAACCGCAAAACAGCTATGGAAACCGAGTATCGGACTGCTTGAAGTAGGGATCATAAGTGCACACGGGCTGATGCCAATGAAGTCAAAAGACGGGAAGGGGACAACAGATGCATATTGCGTGGCTAAGTATGGGCAGAAATGGATTAGAACAAGAACAATCGTGGATAGTTTTACGCCTAAATGGAATGAGCAGTACACATGGGAAGTGTTTGACACCTGCACTGTCATAACTTTTGGAGCATTCGACAACGGACACATTCCAGGCGGAAGCGGAAAAGACTTGAGAATCGGGAAAGTGAGAATCCGGCTCTCTACCCTTGAAGCTGACCGTATCTACACTCATTCATATCCGCTACTCGTCTTTCATCCTTCTGGGATCAAGAAGACAGGTGAAATACAGTTAGCTGTGCGGTTCACTTGCCTATCTCTCATCAACATGCTTCATATGTATTCTCAGCCATTACTACCCAAAATGCATTACATCCATCCGTTATCGGTTCTCCAGCTGGACAGCCTGAGACACCAGGCGATGAACATTGTCTCGGCAAGGCTGAACCGCGCAGAGCCGCCTCTTCGCAAAGAGATTGTGGAGTACATGCTCGATGTTGACTCCCATATGTGGAGCATGAGGAGGAGTAAAGCTAACTTCTTCAGAATCATGAATGTTCTGAGTGGTCTCATTGCTGTTGGAAAATGGTTTGATCAGATCTGCAACTGGAGAAACCCAATAACCACAATTCTCATTCATGTTCTTTTCATTATCTTAGTTCTTTACCCGGAATTAATCCTCCCAACGGTTTTCTTGTACCTTTTCTTGATTGGGATCTGGAATTTCCGGTGGAGACCAAGGCACCCGCCACACATGGACACACGGTTGTCCCATGCAGACGCTGTTCACCCCGACGAGCTTGATGAAGAGTTTGATACTTTCCCGACTTCCCGATCCTCTGAGATTGTGCGGATGCGATATGACCGGCTCAGAAGCATAGGAGGACGGGTTCAGACCGTGATAGGCGATCTAGCAACACAGGGAGAGCGGTTTTTATCGCTGCTGAGCTGGAGAGACCCGAGGGCAACCACATTGTTTGTGCTTTTCTGTCTCATAGCTGCTATCGTGTTGTATGTTACGCCGTTTCAGGTTGTTGCACTTCTTGCTGGGATCTATGTGCTGAGGCATCCAAGGTTCAGGCACAAGCTACCCTCTGTGCCGCTCAATCTCTTCAGGAGGCTACCTGCAAGATCTGACAGTCtattatag
- a CDS encoding Cell differentiation, Rcd1-like protein (Cell differentiation, Rcd1-like protein; CONTAINS InterPro DOMAIN/s: Cell differentiation, Rcd1-like (InterPro:IPR007216); BEST Arabidopsis thaliana protein match is: Cell differentiation, Rcd1-like protein (TAIR:AT3G20800.1); Has 1807 Blast hits to 1807 proteins in 277 species: Archae - 0; Bacteria - 0; Metazoa - 736; Fungi - 347; Plants - 385; Viruses - 0; Other Eukaryotes - 339 (source: NCBI BLink).) translates to MANLPPPLSMKSVALSGASSPSSSSNNDRKLSSAEQLILDLSNPELRENALHELSKKREIFQDLAPLLWHSVGTIPALLQEIIAVYPALSPPTMTPAQSNRVCNALALLQCVASHTDTRMLFLKAHLPLYLYAFLNTSSKSRPFEYLRLTSLGVIGALVKVDDTEVIRFLLQTEIVPLCLRTMENGSELSKTVATFIVQKVLLDDVGLEYMCTTAERFFALGRVLGNMVTSLAEGPSARLLKHIIRCYLRLTDNPRACDALGSCLPDLLRDATFSGCLYDDPPAMQWLQQLLHNVNVGGRAPQGLAHMFVN, encoded by the exons ATGGCTAATCTTCCTCCTCCGCTCTCCATGAAATCTGTCGCCCTCTCAggagcttcttctccttcttcttcctccaacaACGATCGGAAGCTATCATCGGCGGAGCAGTTAATTCTCGATCTCAGCAATCCCGAACTCAGAGAAAATGCACTTCACGAGTTGTCTAAG aagagagagatcttTCAAGATTTGGCTCCGCTTTTATGGCATTCTGTTGGTACCATTCCTGCTCTTCTACAG GAGATTATCGCAGTTTACCCTGCCCTATCTCCTCCAACCATGACTCCTGCTCAATCTAACAGGGTGTGCAATGCACTTGCTCTTCTTCAG TGTGTTGCTTCTCATACTGATACGAGAATGTTGTTCCTAAAAG CCCATCTGCCATTGTACCTGTATGCTTTCTTGAATACATCAAGCAAATCAAGACCGTTTGAGTACCTGCGGCTGACTAGCTTGGGGGTTATTGGTGCACTTGTTAAG GTTGATGATACTGAAGTGATCAGATTCCTTCTTCAAACTGAGATTGTCCCATTGTGCCTCCGGACAATGGAGAATGGCAGCGAGTTATCAAAGACT GTTGCTACTTTCATTGTTCAGAAAGTTTTGCTGGACGATGTTGGGCTTGAGTACATGTGCACGACAGCGGAGAGATTCTTTGCTCTGGGTCGGGTTTTGGGAAATATGGTTACTTCACTTGCAGAAGGACCGTCCGCTAGGCTACTAAAGCACATCATACGCTGCTATCTTCGCTTGACAGATAACCCCAG AGCATGCGATGCACTTGGAAGTTGCCTTCCAGATCTTCTGAGGGATGCTACTTTCAGTGGTTGTCTCTAT GATGACCCACCTGCAATGCAATGGCTGCAGCAACTGCTCCACAACGTTAACGTTGGCGGGAGAGCACCTCAAGGGTTGGCTCATATGTTTGTGAATTAA
- the CLE40 gene encoding CLAVATA3/ESR-RELATED 40 (CLAVATA3/ESR-RELATED 40 (CLE40); Has 1807 Blast hits to 1807 proteins in 277 species: Archae - 0; Bacteria - 0; Metazoa - 736; Fungi - 347; Plants - 385; Viruses - 0; Other Eukaryotes - 339 (source: NCBI BLink).), protein MAAMKYKGSVFIILVILLLSSSLLAHSSSTKSFFWLGETQDTKAMKKEKKIDGGTANEVEERQVPTGSDPLHHKHIPFTP, encoded by the exons ATGGCGGCGATGAAATACAAAGGAAGCGTTTTTATCATATTAgtcatccttcttctttcgtCCTCACTACTTGCTCACTCTTCTTCTACAAAAT cCTTCTTTTGGTTAGGAGAAACACAAGATACGAAAGCCATGAAAAAG gagaagaagattgatggAGGAACAGCtaatgaagttgaagaaagaCAAGTTCCAACTGGATCCGACCCTCTTCATCATAAACACATTCCTTTTACTCCATAG